The stretch of DNA CCGCGACGCACGCAAGCAGGTGTACTACCTCACCGCCTGACGGGATCGCCGTCCCGTCCCCGGCCGCTTTTCCTCCTCGGCGACGTGCCACACGCCGATGGCCTGGACTCGCGTCGACGTTCCCGTCGCGACACGCGCTCCCACCGGCGAGACCGCCGCGTACCTCGGTCCTGACCCGGAAGCGGTGCTGATCGACCCGCCCGCACGGACCGAGCCACTGGACGCGGCCGTCGCCGAGCGAAACGTCGACCACGTCGCCGTCACTCACCACCACGGCGACCACGTCGGGGCTGTCGCCGACTACGCCCGCGAGACCGGGGCGACGGTGTGGGCACGGACGGGGCGCGAGGCGGCGTTCGCCGAGGCGACCGGTGTCGAGCCGGACCGGACCTTCGCGGGTGGGACGACGATCCCGGCCGGGCCGGGTGTCACCGTGCTGGACCTGCCCGGGCACGCGCCGGAACACGTCGGCTTCGCGACCTCCCACGGGGTCGTCTGCGGCGACGCAGCCGTCGCCGAGGGCAGCGTCGTCGTCGGCGCGCCGGAGGGGGATATGCGCGCCTACGTCACCTCGCTGCGCCGACTCCACGCCCGAGCACCGCACCGACTGTATCCCGGCCACGGACCGACCATCGATGAGTCGCAGGCGGTCTGTGCCCGGCTGCTCGCCCACCGACTGAACCGCGAGCGGCGGGTCGCCGCGGCAGTGGCCGACGGTGCCCGGTCGCCCGACGACGTGCTCGACGCGGCTTACGAGAAGGATCTGACCGGGGTCCGCGACCTCGCGCGAGCCACCGTGGTCGCACACCTGGAGAAACTCGCCGTCGAGGGCCGCGTTCGCTGGAACGGGCGGCAGGCCCGACCCCCGGCCTCGCTCGACGACCGGCCCTGCCGATAGG from Haloarcula litorea encodes:
- a CDS encoding MBL fold metallo-hydrolase; this translates as MAWTRVDVPVATRAPTGETAAYLGPDPEAVLIDPPARTEPLDAAVAERNVDHVAVTHHHGDHVGAVADYARETGATVWARTGREAAFAEATGVEPDRTFAGGTTIPAGPGVTVLDLPGHAPEHVGFATSHGVVCGDAAVAEGSVVVGAPEGDMRAYVTSLRRLHARAPHRLYPGHGPTIDESQAVCARLLAHRLNRERRVAAAVADGARSPDDVLDAAYEKDLTGVRDLARATVVAHLEKLAVEGRVRWNGRQARPPASLDDRPCR